One genomic segment of Hordeum vulgare subsp. vulgare chromosome 2H, MorexV3_pseudomolecules_assembly, whole genome shotgun sequence includes these proteins:
- the LOC123427803 gene encoding BAG family molecular chaperone regulator 1-like → MARVMHRSSSDGGSSSGWSEAAAVGEEERAGWEVRPSGMVVQARDRGADGAAAGVPPRPPPPEIRVRVKYGAATHEVAVSSIATFGELKKALAPRTGLQPSEQQLTYKGRERKNSEFLDRFGVKNKSKLVVSEDPASLERRYIERQRNARIQNANRAIGAIALEVDKLADQVTSIEKSVAGGSKVAEVQITTLIELLMRHAVKLESIPTDGDTSSQKNLQAKRVQKCVEALDVLKVSNARLQTVVVTTKWETFDSGAAPVTTKWEIFD, encoded by the exons ATGGCGAGGGTGATGCACCGGTCGAGCTCGGACGGCGGGTCGAGCAGCGGGTGGtctgaggcggcggcggtgggggagGAGGAGCGGGCCGGGTGGGAGGTCCGGCCGAGCGGGATGGTCGTGCAGGCCCGGGACAGGGGGGCCGACGGCGCCGCGGCGGGGGTGCCgcccaggccgccgccgccggagatcAGGGTGCGGGTCAAGTACGGCGCCGCCACCCACGAGGTCGCCGTCTCCTCCATTGCCACCTTCG GTGAGCTCAAGAAGGCGCTGGCGCCGAGGACGGGGCTGCAGCCGTCGGAGCAGCAGCTGACGTACAAGGGCCGGGAGAGGAAAAACTCCGAGTTCTTGGACAGGTTCGGCGTCAAGAACAAGTCCAAGCTCGTCGTGTCCGAGGACCCGGCGAGCCTGGAGCGGCGCTACATCGAGCGGCAGAGGAACGCCAGGATCCAGAACGCCAACCGCGCCATCGGCGCCATCGCCCTCGAGGTCGACAAGCTCGCCGATCAg GTGACGAGCATCGAGAAGTCGGTCGCCGGTGGGAGCAAGGTGGCGGAGGTGCAGATCACGACGCTGATCGAGCTGCTGATGCGGCACGCGGTGAAGCTGGAGAGCATTCCCACCGACGGGGACACCTCCTCCCAGAAGAACCTCCAG GCGAAGCGGGTGCAGAAGTGCGTGGAGGCGCTGGACGTGCTCAAGGTGTCGAACGCGCGGCTGCAGACGGTGGTGGTGACCACCAAGTGGGAGACGTTCGACAGCGGCGCAGCCCCGGTCACCACCAAGTGGGAGATCTTCGACTGA